In Passer domesticus isolate bPasDom1 chromosome 1, bPasDom1.hap1, whole genome shotgun sequence, one DNA window encodes the following:
- the MPPE1 gene encoding metallophosphoesterase 1 has translation MLSSSSTAVKNLPLKRRLCFLLKLVCFVSSVLIFCEFLIYYVVIFQCRWPNVKGGAHMTEKETSASVLKAIILADTHLLGEIKGHWLDKLRREWQMERSFQTALWLLQPDIVFILGDVFDEGKWSSPQAWADDVRRFQKMFQHSVFTELVVIAGNHDIGFHYEMTTYKVNRFEKVFNFTSGKLITRKGINFVLVNSVAMEGDGCAVCRTSEAKLVALSHKLNCSQQKPNHSNKRCSDVEKLPASEPILLQHYPLYRKSDAECTGEDSAPPEEKNIPFKEKYDVLSQEASQKLLWWFQPRLILSGHTHSACEVLHAGKIPEISVPSFSWRNRNNPSFIMGSITPTDFSLQKCFLPFESRVFTIYCAAGALLVILVLAHVQLLTPPFYFAQRLISKHKAV, from the exons ATGCTGAGTTCTAGCTCAACTGCTGTGAAGAATCTCCCTCTGAAGAGGAGGCTCTGTTTTCTGCTGAAACTTGTGTGCTTTGTCAGCTCAGTGTTaatattttgtgaatttttaatTTACTATGTGGTAATATTTCAATGCCGATGGCCAAACGTGAAAGGTGGAGCTCACATGACTGAAAAAGAGACTTCAGCTTCAGTCCTAAAGGCCATAATTTTAGCTGATACACACCTACTTGGTGAAATCAAAGGACATTGGCTGGATAAGCTAAGAAG GGAATGGCAAATGGAGAGATCTTTCCAAACTGCCTTATGGTTACTGCAGCCAGATATTGTTTTTATTCTGGGAGATGTTTTTGATGAAGGAAAATGGAGCTCACCTCAG GCCTGGGCAGATGATGTCAGGAGGTTCCAGAAAATGTTCCAGCATTCAGTTTTTACGGAGCTGGTGGTCATCGCTGGGAACCACGACATCGGATTTCATTACGA AATGACTACTTACAAGGTAAATCGATTTGAAAAGGTTTTCAACTTTACTTCAGGAAAGCTGATAACTCGGAAAGGAATAAA CTTTGTCCTAGTGAACAGTGTGGCCATGGAGGGCGATGGCTGTGCTGTCTGCCGTACCTCAGAGGCAAAACTTGTGGCACTTTCTCACAAACTGAATTGCTCCCAGCAG AAACCAAATCATTCCAACAAAAGATGCAGTGATGTGGAAAAGCTTCCAGCTTCAGAACCCATCCTTTTACAG CATTACCCTCTCTATCGGAAAAGCGATGCTGAATGCACTGGAGAAGATTCTGCTCCTCCAGAGGAGAAAAACATTCCCTTTAAAGAAAAGTATGATGTACTGTCTCAAGAGGCATCACAAAAG CTGCTATGGTGGTTTCAGCCCCGTTTGATTCTCAGTGGGCACACTCATAGTGCTTGTGAAGTGCTGCATGCAGGGAAAATTCCAGAAATCAGTGTCCCATCATTCAGTTGGAGGAATAGAAACAATCCTAGTTTCATCATG GGCAGCATAACACCAACTGACTTCTCCCTCCAAAAATGCTTCCTTCCATTTGAGAGCAGAGTCTTCACTATCTACTGTGCAGCAGGTGCTCTGCTTGTGATCCTGGTACTAGCTCATGTTCAGCTTCTCACTCCACCGTTTTATTTTGCTCAGCGTTTAATCAGTAAGCATAAAGCAGTATGA
- the LOC135308437 gene encoding uncharacterized protein LOC135308437, with amino-acid sequence MALPVVHRCLQLTDENEQLVKKVKKLHIKNKDLERNLGQIQEQLHLQQLMHVCGTSRDVQVQTETHLWHKGGDSKDMVLESDSVRLLQMYNELQKRYVKETKTNKEQSEAIKNLTIKINELEHNLQEQRQRIEQLECKKISRKTSALSRKRSQTPEGGVTSHKDISAEKEGCCSSYLELLLKEIKKLKKENGKLSAEKRALKNELAGLDKG; translated from the exons ATGGCGCTGCCCGTCGTACACAGGTGCCTCCAA CTCACTGATGAAAATGAGCAGTTAGTCAAGAAGGTGAAAAAACTACACATAAAAAATAAGGATCTAGAAAGGAATCTGGGTCAGATCCAAGAACAACTGCATCTGCAGCAGTTAATGCATGTCTGTGGCACAAGCAGAGA TGTTCAGGTTCAAACAGAAACCCATTTATGGCATAAGGGTGGAGACAGCAAGGATATGGTTCTAGAGAGTGACAGTGTCAG ACTACTTCAGATGTATAATGAGCTACAGAAGCGTTATgttaaagaaaccaaaacaaacaaggaGCAAAGCGAAGCAATTAAAAATCTCACT ATTAAAATTAATGAGCTAGAGCATAATCTTCAAGAGCAGAGGCAAAGAATTGAGCAACTGGAATGTAAAAAGATTTCTAGGAAAACTAGTGCTCTTTCTAGAAAACGAAGTCAAACCCCAGAGGGAGGAGTAACTTCTCACAAGGACATTTCTGCAGAGAAGGAAGGCTGTTGCAGCAGCTACTTAG AGCTATTGTTGAAGGAGATTAAAaagctgaagaaagaaaatggaaagttGTCTGCAGAAAAGAGAGCACTAAAAAATGAATTAGCTGGATTAGACAAG GGGTGA